The Macrobrachium nipponense isolate FS-2020 chromosome 1, ASM1510439v2, whole genome shotgun sequence genome includes a window with the following:
- the LOC135219789 gene encoding transcriptional regulator ATRX-like — protein MRRETELIQREREILEIEIQLVKRERELEERAKQLTEVREKSQKKINLREGKHGTHQSLKSKETQFSNTQKKSTTMKANANDIKGKGDLTIKDENSKLWHAATSLDGKGKEEDVFTKEKLNISKRQCSLNIGKGNERETANGDGEMDNRTLLQEMTGITEETDMINLNISIKQKVKLEKISEERTQKREENDRRFENENITKTKDNDGEKEEIPTSGCIQRVPEKRKEINENKMGIVIKEDEFLDDKDVIQNVDLGEGEIIKRHNREMDIEQKLCSEKENVQVAETDEAKGRVRVQEMDRILGRDLIITEDKDTNFESGEVNNENEDTCKGKKVEDGKSLVESEKETVLYITEIIEEHHLRREDEATGIMETLKLTIKNEATDEEKREEPAYRREVNAVVGQENVTTKQVKQTTDGQEEDVLIRQEEKATVRQEIFINGQKRESYPKQGEINTEQEKETITGQDGNVIKGQDEEATAEYEGITIAEKEELPTVWQEKAVDRLGDDATTGQKKDAINEQEDGTVYKHEGNVTDTQEEEIAKQEVETVDEDREEACAGHEEAATAGLENITIIGSEKKTSSEQEGTVAEREEVTLSENQFTTFLTGGDAITVQKEELFNGLEETTTPLKREANVGQKERTIVEMQGVTVRKEGSKTTEHGIEPTDGLEETRGWKKDEAEATADQEEKYARQGPSATTSQEDSSDWQKEKTRTGKEETNTGENEKTIEGQMEDTGQEEDAIIREESVEIPEQEENAITGVGKETTFGKRAATAGWEAEGIAGQGEDPITLKKEKAITGQGEYRLTCRGAEETVWQEDGITLQKEKAIAGQEDHRFTCRGEETAWQEEDAITFQRAKAIAGQGDHWFTCRRKEETTGQEEDAITLQKEKSTAGQGEPRVTCRGEEETASQEEDAITLKKEKAVTGQGEYSMFTWRNEEENAGQEGHTITTREEDAIAAPDEATTGQEQNLFIRQEAEAPAEQKGTPYGQADTTNIWEEEASARKEAVTKKEEYLVIEQEEAKPIWLKEEATTGQVKNKSMIPEDEAITKQEKATTGQEDVFIELEKEATTELQKEIISGREYSTAWHKEKVLTTLNEKNITGQVENATVSQEDKLTIVQIETGGKLEEAGKEVTVGQEADTVNEHIKANNQERNSLMTGVVSKTETTNMKGKLTEKQTKLVEKLAEDFYPDMRQQEMNSTVEPSDTEYETAYECQNKCNNTPQENERHMHYINAQLQKQHTKKAETKPANKRDRRSSCRARNVTDDVCKSTSDEGDCKNSIREQSIKEVTNAESNNVNKDGKSKTVSGRTDKDLFNKTYKECNDYSGSKCSSGEKRFCVNCGSSLEEEKSDENSESSIKIEIDGNNENSPADETSDENSAEDERSDENSPADETSDKNSSEDEISDENSSEDETSDENSTEDETSHENNENSEIIESSTEEAVDGHHESSNEQETDVGEEIVKEKYGVIVDNEGEVEKRRNKRARETRRTNTSSKRTGDDNLQDTSSEADFNASSHRRALTTTELGPSGAEAGGNTMKQDQNRKSTKPRGSPAQPTTPAEMAPRNPSSSDGRGSGEIPCTTEKGKRRTDFEAKETKNSAKNERGNVTRDERDERSRTSRDCHDRSPVKEEDSTRPINNTKGSGQRQKHKNNGDISVKDKSTKRMKGRKKCTQDNKENAKEVPEQEDVNNRWLCTMS, from the exons ATGAGGAGGGAAACAGAATTaatacagagggagagagaaattctcGAGATAGAGATTCAACTcgtgaaaagggagagagaactgGAGGAAAGGGCAAAGCAGCTCACTGAAGTGAgggaaaaatcacaaaaaaagatAAACCTGAGAGAAGGGAAACACGGCACACATCAGAGCTTAAAAAGCAAAGAAACACAGTTTTCCAATACTCAAAAGAAAAGCACCACAATGAAAGCTAACGCAAACGACATCAAAGGAAAGGGAGATCTCACGATTAAGGATGAAAACAGCAAGCTGTGGCACGCAGCAACCAGCCTAGATggaaaagggaaggaagaagatgTATTTACTAAGGAAAAATTAAACATCAGCAAACGACAATGCAGTTTAAATATAGGTAAAGGAAATGAGCGGGAGACAGCCAATGGGGATGGAGAAATGGATAACAGAACATTACTACAGGAAATGACCGGAATAACAGAGGAAACTGACATGATAAACTTGAACATAAGTATAAAACAAAAGGTCAAACTCGAAAAAATAAGTGAGGAGAGGAcacagaaaagagaagagaacgacAGGaggtttgaaaatgaaaatataactaaaacaaaagataacgacggagaaaaagaagaaatcccTACAAGTGGATGTATCCAGCGCGTACccgaaaaaaggaaggaaattaaTGAGAACAAAATGGGAATAGTAATCAAAGAGGACGAATTTCTTGATGACAAAGACGTAATTCAGAATGTTGACCTTGGCGAgggagaaataataaaaagacacaACAGAGAAATGGACATAGAGCAGAAACTATgcagtgaaaaagaaaatgtacaagTAGCGGAAACCGACGAAGCTAAAGGTCGAGTTAGAGTTCAAGAAATGGATAGAATACTTGGCAGAGACCTAATTATAACTGAGGACAAAGATACAAATTTTGAATCTGGAGAAGTTAATAATGAAAACGAAGATACTTGCAAAGGGAAAAAAGTTGAGGATGGCAAATCCTTAGTTGAAAGCGAAAAAGAAACCGTTTTATACATTACAGAAATTATAGAAGAACATCACTTACGTAGAGAAGATGAAGCTACAGGCATCATGGAAACTTTAAAATTAACCATTAAAAATGAAGCTACTGACGAAGAGAAACGAGAGGAGCCAGCTTATAGGCGGGAAGTAAATGCAGTGGTTGGTCAGGAGAATGTCACTACAAAACAGGTAAAACAGACAACTGATGGACAGGAAGAAGATGTACTTATTAGACAAGAAGAAAAAGCAACTGTTAGACAGGAAATTTTCATCAATGGGCAGAAAAGAGAGTCATATCCTAAACAGGGAGAAATAAATACTGAACAAGAAAAGGAGACAATTACTGGACAAGATGGAAACGTAATTAAAGGACAGGATGAAGAAGCTACTGCTGAATATGAAGGAATAACAATTGCCGAGAAGGAAGAGCTACCAACTGTCTGGCAGGAAAAAGCAGTTGACAGACTGGGCGATGATGCAACCACTGGCCAGAAAAAAGATGCAATTAATGAACAGGAAGATGGAACAGTTTATAAACATGAAGGAAATGTAACTGATACACAGGAAGAAGAGATTGCTAAACAAGAAGTTGAAACAGTCGATGAAGATAGAGAGGAAGCATGTGCAGGACATGAGGAGGCGGCAACTGCTGGATTAGAAAATATAACAATTATTGGCAGTGAAAAGAAAACTAGCTCTGAACAAGAAGGGACAGTTGCCGAAAGGGAAGAAGTAACACTAAGTGAAAACCAATTTACAACTTTTCTGACGGGAGGTGATGCCATTACTGTACAGAAAGAAGAGCTATTCAATGGACTGGAAGAAACAACTACTCCACTGAAAAGAGAAGCAAATGTTGGACAGAAAGAAAGAACAATCGTGGAAATGCAAGGCGTAACTGTAAGAAAGGAAGGATCTAAAACTACTGAACATGGAATAGAGCCAACTGATGGGCTGGAAGAAACAAGAGGTTGGAAGAAAGACGAAGCTGAAGCAACTGCTGACCAGGAAGAAAAATATGCTAGACAAGGGCCATCAGCAACAACTTCACAGGAAGACTCAAGtgactggcaaaaagaaaaaacacgtactggaaaagaagaaacaaatactggagaaaatgaaaaaacaatagaAGGACAGATGGAAGATACTGGGCAAGAAGAAGATGCAATTATCAGAGAGGAATCAGTAGAAATTCCAGAACAGGAAGAAAATGCAATCACTGGAGTGGGGAAAGAAACAACTTTTGGTAAGAGAGCTGCAACGGCTGGATGGGAGGCAGAAGGAATTGCTGGACAGGGAGAAGACCCAATTACattaaagaaggaaaaggcaattACTGGACAGGGAGAATATAGGTTAACTTGCCGAGGGGCAGAGGAAACTGTTTGGCAGGAAGATGGAATTACATTACAGAAAGAAAAAGCTATTGCTGGACAGGAGGACCATAGGTTTACTTGTAGAGGGGAGGAAACTGCTTGGCAGGAAGAAGATGCAATTACTTTTCAAAGGGCAAAAGCTATTGCTGGACAGGGAGACCATTGGTTTACTTGCCGAAGGAAGGAGGAAACCACTGGACAGGAAGAAGATGCAATTACATTACAGAAGGAAAAGTCTACTGCTGGACAGGGAGAACCTAGGGTTACTTGCCGAGGGGAAGAGGAAACTGCTTCGCAGGAAGAAGATGCAATTACattaaagaaggaaaaggcagtTACTGGACAGGGCGAATATAGTATGTTTACTTGGcgaaatgaagaggaaaatgcTGGACAGGAAGGACATACAATTACTACAAGGGAGGAAGATGCAATTGCTGCACCAGATGAAGCAACTACTGGACAGGAACAAAATCTATTTATTAGACAGGAGGCTGAGGCACCTGCTGAACAGAAAGGAACACCTTATGGACAAGCAGATACAACTAACATATGGGAGGAGGAGGCAAGTGCGAGAAAAGAAGCAGTTACTAAAAAGGAAGAATATTTAGTTATTGAACAGGAAGAAGCTAAGCCTATTTGGCTGAAGGAGGAGGCAACTACtggacaagtaaaaaataaaagtatgataCCAGAGGATGAGGCAATTACTAAACAAGAAAAAGCAACTACTGGACAGGAAGATGTGTTTATTGAGCTGGAGAAAGAGGCCACTACTGAACTACAAAAAGAGATCATTTCTGGAAGGGAGTACTCAACTGCTTGGCATAAAGAAAAGGTACTTACTACTCTGAATGAAAAGAATATTACTGGGCAAGTAGAAAACGCAACTGTTAGTCAGGAAGACAAATTAACCATTGTGCAGATAGAAACAGGAGGTAAACTTGAAGAAGCTGGAAAAGAAGTAACCGTTGGACAGGAAGCCGACACTGTCAATGAACATATAAAGGCTAATAATCAAGAAAGGAATTCACTCATGACAGGGGTAGTTTCGAAGACAGAAACAACAAACATGAAGGGCAAATTGACTGAAAAGCAAACAAAGCTAGTGGAGAAACTGGCAGAGGATTTTTATCCAGACATGAGACAACAGGAAATGAACAGTACAGTGGAGCCGAGTGATACAGAGTATGAAACAGCGTACGAGTGTCAAAACAAATGCAACAATACACCACAGGAAAACGAAAGGCATATGCATTATATTAACGCACAATTACAGAAGCAGCACACAAAAAAGGCCGAAACAAAACCGGCTAACAAGAGAGACAGGAGGTCCAGCTGCAGAGCACGAAATGTGACTGATGATGTCTGCAAAAGTACCAGTGATGAAGGAGACTGTAAGAATAGCATAAGAGAACAAAGTATAAAAGAGGTAACAAATGCTGAAAGCAACAACGTCAACAAAGATGGTAAAAGCAAAACTGTAAGTGGAAGGACTGATAAAGATTTATTCAATAAAACTTATAAAGAATGCAATGATTATTCTGGCAGTAAATGTAGTAGTGGAGAAAAAAGATTCTGTGTAAACTGTGGGAGCAGCTTGGAAGAGGAAAAATCTGATGAAAACAGTGAAAGTAGCATTaaaatagaaatagatggaaacaatGAAAACAGCCCTGCAGATGAAACATCTGATGAAAACAGCGCTGAAGATGAAAGATCTGATGAAAACAGCCCTGCAGATGAAACATCCGATAAAAACAGCTCTGAAGATGAAATATCTGATGAAAACAGCTCTGAAGATGAAACATCTGATGAAAACAGCACTGAAGATGAAACATCTcatgaaaacaatgaaaacagtGAAATTATTGAAAGCAGCACTGAAGAGGCAGTAGATGGACACCATGAAAGCAGCAATGAACAGGAAACGGATGTCGGAGAAGAAATTGTTAAGGAAAAATACGGTGTCATTGTCGACAATGAGGGTGAagttgaaaagagaagaaataaaagggCAAGAGAAACACGCCGTACCAACACCAGCAGCAAAAGGACAGGTGATGACAATTTACAAGACACTTCCAGCGAAGCAG ATTTTAATGCTTCAAGCCATAGACGTGCCCTAACCACAACAGAATTAGGACCCTCAGGAGCAGAGGCTGGTGGAAATACT ATGAAACAAGACCAAAATAGGAAGTCCACCAAACCGAGAGGAAGCCCGGCGCAACCCACTACTCCGGCGGAGATGGCGCCCAGAAATCCGTCATCGAGCGACGGGAGAGGCTCCGGGGAAATTCCTTGCACaacagaaaaagggaaaaggagaaCGGACTTCGAGGCCAAAGAAACCAAAAACAGTGCGAAAAATGAGCGAGGCAATGTCACAAGAGATGAAAGGGATGAACGTTCACGAACGAGTCGAGACTGTCATGATCGCTCCCCTGTAAAGGAAGAGGACAGCACTCGGCCGATAAATAACACAAAGGGCAGTGGCCAGCGCCAGAAACATAAAAACAATGGGGACATAAGCGTCAAAGATAAGTCTACCAAGAGAATGAAAGGTAGGAAAAAATGTACCcaagataataaagaaaatgcaaaagaagTTCCCGAACAGGAGGACGTTAATAACAGGTGGCTCTGTACGATGAGCTAG